From the genome of Fundulus heteroclitus isolate FHET01 chromosome 7, MU-UCD_Fhet_4.1, whole genome shotgun sequence, one region includes:
- the LOC105933642 gene encoding rho GTPase-activating protein 6 isoform X2 has protein sequence MAAQGLLSSVFSCSLSPKSISKKKLRQTRSLDSTLMRHCGTEAEEAPYKGDITWNTSLGPSVCLKPVPLQSLSELERVRLQEVAFRRLIRCHDLGCHITIPKYGHKHKTSLRKKLDSLSKEKNKDKETSPQTFGIPLSHVITNDVQRLRHDHLQEEHSNPTELMLSFLHLSSSFKRTNKELSSSNSSLSSTPESHNESPLPSTPDTASRTSRRGGVSVDCITDLDDNQSRLLEALQLSLPDEAAGNRKKIHDKKFSLNPIYRQVPRIVDLCCQHLEKNGLQTVGIFRIGSSKKRVRQLREEFNQGWEVHFDDEHCVHDVAALLKKFLRDLPDPLLTRELYTAFIHTMLLDYSEQQSAIQLLVFLLPPCNSDTLQRILSLLSTVSSRAEDSLDPEGRKIPGNKMTSRNLATILGPNLLHKQKNPDKEFAVQSFAHAEESTAIISVVQRMIDAYDMLFMVPADLQNEVLFSLLETDSDVVEYLLRRKASQCSDSGILRPEDSFSLTESCMSSDSLKASSGEVSPYDNNSPVLSDRLLLKDTEDSSLNSDRDSIRPRQYKLSDRSKDGSGSTSPTLSADKDASADCFWDTWHELFGKDFISHQFTGGSLGDASECDSYGSSEGLSSHQGNNKLPIRATQTPLGVLESRPHLPATCSSSDPYDHREERQPESLHQSLSSQSGAVSSDSSVQRTGRPPCPIFMDRTEGLSPRQCSGPLSETSNSRCALSVFKHQADVQTLLLPQQSSALQTVDAAEKKSGPDCSNLQTEKWHVWQMMSSKNPETLPESLV, from the exons ATGGCCGCGCAAGGACTGTTGAGCAGCGTTTTCTCCTGCTCGCTTAGCCCCAAAAGCATTTCCAAGAAGAAGCTGAGGCAGACCCGGAGTTTGGACTCGACTTTGATGCGGCACTGTGGCACCGAGGCTGAGGAGGCTCCGTATAAG GGTGACATCACCTGGAACACATCGTTAGGACCCAGCGTCTGCCTGAAGCCGGTACCGCTGCAAAGCCTCTCAGAGCTGGAGAGGGTCCGTCTCCAGGAAGTTGCCTTCAGGCGACTGATTCGGTGTCACGACCTGGGCTGCCACATCACCATTCCCAAAT ATGGCCACAAGCACAAGACGTCTCTCAGGAAGAAGCTGGATTCGTTATCTAAGGAAAAGAACAAAGACAAAG agacttCGCCGCAGACGTTCGGCATACCGCTGTCGCACGTCATAACCAACGACGTGCAAAGGCTGCGGCATGACCACCTGCAGGAGGAGCACAGTAACCCCACTGAATTGATGCTATCCTTCCTTCACCTGTCCTCTAGCTTCAAAAGGACTAAcaaagagctctccagcagcAACTCGTCGCTGAGCTCCACCCCCGAGAGCCATAACGAATCTCCCCTGCCCAGCACGCCAGACACGGCCTCACGAACATCCAGGAGG GGTGGAGTGTCTGTGGATTGCATCACGGACCTGGACGATAACCAGTCTCGGCTCTTGGAGGCCCTTCAGCTGTCCCTGCCGGACGAGGCAGCCGGGAACAGGAAAAAGATCCACGACAAAAAGTTCAGCCTTAACCCCATTTACCGACAAGTGCCGAGGATAGTTGATCTTTGCTGCCAGCACCTGGAAAAAAACG GCTTGCAGACCGTTGGAATTTTCCGCATCGGGAGTTCCAAGAAGAGAGTGCGACAG CTTCGTGAGGAGTTTAATCAGGGGTGGGAAGTGCACTTTGATGATGAGCACTGCGTCCACGACGTCGCTGCTTTGTTGAAGAAATTCCTCAGAGACCTGCCCGACCCGCTGCTGACAAGAGAGCTCTACACGGCTTTCATCCACACGATGC TGCTGGATTATTCCGAACAACAGAGTGCCATCCAGCTCCTCGTGTTTCTGCTCCCTCCCTGCAACAGCGACACGCTGCAGCGCATCCTCAGCTTGTTGTCCACCGTGTCCTCGCGCGCTGAAGACAGCCTGGACCCAGAGGGAcggaag ATCCCAGGAAACAAGATGACATCACGCAATTTGGCCACCATCCTCGGTCCCAACCTGTTGCACAAGCAGAAGAACCCAGACAAAGAGTTTGCTGTTCAGAGTTTTGCACATGCAGAGGAGAGTACAGCCATCATCAGCGTTGTCCAAAGGATGATCGATGCCTATGATATGCTGTTCATG GTCCCTGCAGATCTTCAGAATGAGGTGCTGTTTAGTTTGCTTGAGACCGATTCTGATGTCGTCGAATATTTGCTGCGAAGAAAAGCCTCACAGTGCTC GGATTCAGGCATTCTCAGACCAGAGGACTCATTTTCTCTGACTGAGAGCTGCATGTCCAGTGACTCCCTCAAAGCATCCAGCGGAGAGGTGTCCCCTTATGACAATAACTCTCCTGTGCTGTCAGATCGACTGCTACTTAAGGACACAGAGGACAGCAGTTTGAACTCAGATAGGGATTCGATACGCCCCAGGCAGTACAAGCTAAGTGACCGTTCCAAAGACGGATCAGGAAGCACTTCGCCAACCCTTTCCGCTGACAAAG ATGCCTCAGCTGATTGTTTCTGGGACACCTGGCATGAACTGTTTGGGAAGGATTTTATCAGCCATCAATTTACTG GCGGCTCCCTTGGAGATGCCTCCGAATGTGACTCGTATGGATCGTCGGAGGGACTGAGCAGTCACCAAGGCAACAACAAGCTGCCcatcagagcgacacaaacacCATTGGGCGTTTTGGAGAGCAGACCACACCTCCCAGCGACTTGCAGCAGCAGTGATCCTTATGACCACAGAGAAGAGAGGCAGCCAGAATCATTGCATCAGTCACTGAGCAGCCAATCAGGGGCTGTTAGCTCAGACAGCTCAGTACAAAGGACAGGACGCCCTCCATGTCCAATATTTATGGACAGAACAGAGGGTTTGTCTCCACGTCAGTGTTCTGGACCTTTAAGTGAAACTTCAAATTCTCGCTGCGCACTCTCTGTCTTTAAACATCAAGCTGATGTCCAAACCTTGCTGCTGCCCCAGCAGAGCTCTGCCCTCCAGACTGTAGATGCCGCAGAGAAAAAATCTGGCCCTGACTGCTCTAACTTACAGACGGAGAAGTGGCATGTGTGGCAGATGATGTCAAGTAAAAATCCAGAAACCTTGCCAGAAAGTTTGGTGTGA
- the LOC105933642 gene encoding rho GTPase-activating protein 6 isoform X1, with product MAAQGLLSSVFSCSLSPKSISKKKLRQTRSLDSTLMRHCGTEAEEAPYKGDITWNTSLGPSVCLKPVPLQSLSELERVRLQEVAFRRLIRCHDLGCHITIPKYGHKHKTSLRKKLDSLSKEKNKDKETSPQTFGIPLSHVITNDVQRLRHDHLQEEHSNPTELMLSFLHLSSSFKRTNKELSSSNSSLSSTPESHNESPLPSTPDTASRTSRRGGVSVDCITDLDDNQSRLLEALQLSLPDEAAGNRKKIHDKKFSLNPIYRQVPRIVDLCCQHLEKNGLQTVGIFRIGSSKKRVRQLREEFNQGWEVHFDDEHCVHDVAALLKKFLRDLPDPLLTRELYTAFIHTMLLDYSEQQSAIQLLVFLLPPCNSDTLQRILSLLSTVSSRAEDSLDPEGRKIPGNKMTSRNLATILGPNLLHKQKNPDKEFAVQSFAHAEESTAIISVVQRMIDAYDMLFMVPADLQNEVLFSLLETDSDVVEYLLRRKASQCSDSGILRPEDSFSLTESCMSSDSLKASSGEVSPYDNNSPVLSDRLLLKDTEDSSLNSDRDSIRPRQYKLSDRSKDGSGSTSPTLSADKDASADCFWDTWHELFGKDFISHQFTAGGSLGDASECDSYGSSEGLSSHQGNNKLPIRATQTPLGVLESRPHLPATCSSSDPYDHREERQPESLHQSLSSQSGAVSSDSSVQRTGRPPCPIFMDRTEGLSPRQCSGPLSETSNSRCALSVFKHQADVQTLLLPQQSSALQTVDAAEKKSGPDCSNLQTEKWHVWQMMSSKNPETLPESLV from the exons ATGGCCGCGCAAGGACTGTTGAGCAGCGTTTTCTCCTGCTCGCTTAGCCCCAAAAGCATTTCCAAGAAGAAGCTGAGGCAGACCCGGAGTTTGGACTCGACTTTGATGCGGCACTGTGGCACCGAGGCTGAGGAGGCTCCGTATAAG GGTGACATCACCTGGAACACATCGTTAGGACCCAGCGTCTGCCTGAAGCCGGTACCGCTGCAAAGCCTCTCAGAGCTGGAGAGGGTCCGTCTCCAGGAAGTTGCCTTCAGGCGACTGATTCGGTGTCACGACCTGGGCTGCCACATCACCATTCCCAAAT ATGGCCACAAGCACAAGACGTCTCTCAGGAAGAAGCTGGATTCGTTATCTAAGGAAAAGAACAAAGACAAAG agacttCGCCGCAGACGTTCGGCATACCGCTGTCGCACGTCATAACCAACGACGTGCAAAGGCTGCGGCATGACCACCTGCAGGAGGAGCACAGTAACCCCACTGAATTGATGCTATCCTTCCTTCACCTGTCCTCTAGCTTCAAAAGGACTAAcaaagagctctccagcagcAACTCGTCGCTGAGCTCCACCCCCGAGAGCCATAACGAATCTCCCCTGCCCAGCACGCCAGACACGGCCTCACGAACATCCAGGAGG GGTGGAGTGTCTGTGGATTGCATCACGGACCTGGACGATAACCAGTCTCGGCTCTTGGAGGCCCTTCAGCTGTCCCTGCCGGACGAGGCAGCCGGGAACAGGAAAAAGATCCACGACAAAAAGTTCAGCCTTAACCCCATTTACCGACAAGTGCCGAGGATAGTTGATCTTTGCTGCCAGCACCTGGAAAAAAACG GCTTGCAGACCGTTGGAATTTTCCGCATCGGGAGTTCCAAGAAGAGAGTGCGACAG CTTCGTGAGGAGTTTAATCAGGGGTGGGAAGTGCACTTTGATGATGAGCACTGCGTCCACGACGTCGCTGCTTTGTTGAAGAAATTCCTCAGAGACCTGCCCGACCCGCTGCTGACAAGAGAGCTCTACACGGCTTTCATCCACACGATGC TGCTGGATTATTCCGAACAACAGAGTGCCATCCAGCTCCTCGTGTTTCTGCTCCCTCCCTGCAACAGCGACACGCTGCAGCGCATCCTCAGCTTGTTGTCCACCGTGTCCTCGCGCGCTGAAGACAGCCTGGACCCAGAGGGAcggaag ATCCCAGGAAACAAGATGACATCACGCAATTTGGCCACCATCCTCGGTCCCAACCTGTTGCACAAGCAGAAGAACCCAGACAAAGAGTTTGCTGTTCAGAGTTTTGCACATGCAGAGGAGAGTACAGCCATCATCAGCGTTGTCCAAAGGATGATCGATGCCTATGATATGCTGTTCATG GTCCCTGCAGATCTTCAGAATGAGGTGCTGTTTAGTTTGCTTGAGACCGATTCTGATGTCGTCGAATATTTGCTGCGAAGAAAAGCCTCACAGTGCTC GGATTCAGGCATTCTCAGACCAGAGGACTCATTTTCTCTGACTGAGAGCTGCATGTCCAGTGACTCCCTCAAAGCATCCAGCGGAGAGGTGTCCCCTTATGACAATAACTCTCCTGTGCTGTCAGATCGACTGCTACTTAAGGACACAGAGGACAGCAGTTTGAACTCAGATAGGGATTCGATACGCCCCAGGCAGTACAAGCTAAGTGACCGTTCCAAAGACGGATCAGGAAGCACTTCGCCAACCCTTTCCGCTGACAAAG ATGCCTCAGCTGATTGTTTCTGGGACACCTGGCATGAACTGTTTGGGAAGGATTTTATCAGCCATCAATTTACTG CAGGCGGCTCCCTTGGAGATGCCTCCGAATGTGACTCGTATGGATCGTCGGAGGGACTGAGCAGTCACCAAGGCAACAACAAGCTGCCcatcagagcgacacaaacacCATTGGGCGTTTTGGAGAGCAGACCACACCTCCCAGCGACTTGCAGCAGCAGTGATCCTTATGACCACAGAGAAGAGAGGCAGCCAGAATCATTGCATCAGTCACTGAGCAGCCAATCAGGGGCTGTTAGCTCAGACAGCTCAGTACAAAGGACAGGACGCCCTCCATGTCCAATATTTATGGACAGAACAGAGGGTTTGTCTCCACGTCAGTGTTCTGGACCTTTAAGTGAAACTTCAAATTCTCGCTGCGCACTCTCTGTCTTTAAACATCAAGCTGATGTCCAAACCTTGCTGCTGCCCCAGCAGAGCTCTGCCCTCCAGACTGTAGATGCCGCAGAGAAAAAATCTGGCCCTGACTGCTCTAACTTACAGACGGAGAAGTGGCATGTGTGGCAGATGATGTCAAGTAAAAATCCAGAAACCTTGCCAGAAAGTTTGGTGTGA
- the LOC105933642 gene encoding rho GTPase-activating protein 6 isoform X3 gives MGEQRSILYPGDITWNTSLGPSVCLKPVPLQSLSELERVRLQEVAFRRLIRCHDLGCHITIPKYGHKHKTSLRKKLDSLSKEKNKDKETSPQTFGIPLSHVITNDVQRLRHDHLQEEHSNPTELMLSFLHLSSSFKRTNKELSSSNSSLSSTPESHNESPLPSTPDTASRTSRRGGVSVDCITDLDDNQSRLLEALQLSLPDEAAGNRKKIHDKKFSLNPIYRQVPRIVDLCCQHLEKNGLQTVGIFRIGSSKKRVRQLREEFNQGWEVHFDDEHCVHDVAALLKKFLRDLPDPLLTRELYTAFIHTMLLDYSEQQSAIQLLVFLLPPCNSDTLQRILSLLSTVSSRAEDSLDPEGRKIPGNKMTSRNLATILGPNLLHKQKNPDKEFAVQSFAHAEESTAIISVVQRMIDAYDMLFMVPADLQNEVLFSLLETDSDVVEYLLRRKASQCSDSGILRPEDSFSLTESCMSSDSLKASSGEVSPYDNNSPVLSDRLLLKDTEDSSLNSDRDSIRPRQYKLSDRSKDGSGSTSPTLSADKDASADCFWDTWHELFGKDFISHQFTAGGSLGDASECDSYGSSEGLSSHQGNNKLPIRATQTPLGVLESRPHLPATCSSSDPYDHREERQPESLHQSLSSQSGAVSSDSSVQRTGRPPCPIFMDRTEGLSPRQCSGPLSETSNSRCALSVFKHQADVQTLLLPQQSSALQTVDAAEKKSGPDCSNLQTEKWHVWQMMSSKNPETLPESLV, from the exons ATGGGGGAACAAAGGAGCATCCTTTATCCC GGTGACATCACCTGGAACACATCGTTAGGACCCAGCGTCTGCCTGAAGCCGGTACCGCTGCAAAGCCTCTCAGAGCTGGAGAGGGTCCGTCTCCAGGAAGTTGCCTTCAGGCGACTGATTCGGTGTCACGACCTGGGCTGCCACATCACCATTCCCAAAT ATGGCCACAAGCACAAGACGTCTCTCAGGAAGAAGCTGGATTCGTTATCTAAGGAAAAGAACAAAGACAAAG agacttCGCCGCAGACGTTCGGCATACCGCTGTCGCACGTCATAACCAACGACGTGCAAAGGCTGCGGCATGACCACCTGCAGGAGGAGCACAGTAACCCCACTGAATTGATGCTATCCTTCCTTCACCTGTCCTCTAGCTTCAAAAGGACTAAcaaagagctctccagcagcAACTCGTCGCTGAGCTCCACCCCCGAGAGCCATAACGAATCTCCCCTGCCCAGCACGCCAGACACGGCCTCACGAACATCCAGGAGG GGTGGAGTGTCTGTGGATTGCATCACGGACCTGGACGATAACCAGTCTCGGCTCTTGGAGGCCCTTCAGCTGTCCCTGCCGGACGAGGCAGCCGGGAACAGGAAAAAGATCCACGACAAAAAGTTCAGCCTTAACCCCATTTACCGACAAGTGCCGAGGATAGTTGATCTTTGCTGCCAGCACCTGGAAAAAAACG GCTTGCAGACCGTTGGAATTTTCCGCATCGGGAGTTCCAAGAAGAGAGTGCGACAG CTTCGTGAGGAGTTTAATCAGGGGTGGGAAGTGCACTTTGATGATGAGCACTGCGTCCACGACGTCGCTGCTTTGTTGAAGAAATTCCTCAGAGACCTGCCCGACCCGCTGCTGACAAGAGAGCTCTACACGGCTTTCATCCACACGATGC TGCTGGATTATTCCGAACAACAGAGTGCCATCCAGCTCCTCGTGTTTCTGCTCCCTCCCTGCAACAGCGACACGCTGCAGCGCATCCTCAGCTTGTTGTCCACCGTGTCCTCGCGCGCTGAAGACAGCCTGGACCCAGAGGGAcggaag ATCCCAGGAAACAAGATGACATCACGCAATTTGGCCACCATCCTCGGTCCCAACCTGTTGCACAAGCAGAAGAACCCAGACAAAGAGTTTGCTGTTCAGAGTTTTGCACATGCAGAGGAGAGTACAGCCATCATCAGCGTTGTCCAAAGGATGATCGATGCCTATGATATGCTGTTCATG GTCCCTGCAGATCTTCAGAATGAGGTGCTGTTTAGTTTGCTTGAGACCGATTCTGATGTCGTCGAATATTTGCTGCGAAGAAAAGCCTCACAGTGCTC GGATTCAGGCATTCTCAGACCAGAGGACTCATTTTCTCTGACTGAGAGCTGCATGTCCAGTGACTCCCTCAAAGCATCCAGCGGAGAGGTGTCCCCTTATGACAATAACTCTCCTGTGCTGTCAGATCGACTGCTACTTAAGGACACAGAGGACAGCAGTTTGAACTCAGATAGGGATTCGATACGCCCCAGGCAGTACAAGCTAAGTGACCGTTCCAAAGACGGATCAGGAAGCACTTCGCCAACCCTTTCCGCTGACAAAG ATGCCTCAGCTGATTGTTTCTGGGACACCTGGCATGAACTGTTTGGGAAGGATTTTATCAGCCATCAATTTACTG CAGGCGGCTCCCTTGGAGATGCCTCCGAATGTGACTCGTATGGATCGTCGGAGGGACTGAGCAGTCACCAAGGCAACAACAAGCTGCCcatcagagcgacacaaacacCATTGGGCGTTTTGGAGAGCAGACCACACCTCCCAGCGACTTGCAGCAGCAGTGATCCTTATGACCACAGAGAAGAGAGGCAGCCAGAATCATTGCATCAGTCACTGAGCAGCCAATCAGGGGCTGTTAGCTCAGACAGCTCAGTACAAAGGACAGGACGCCCTCCATGTCCAATATTTATGGACAGAACAGAGGGTTTGTCTCCACGTCAGTGTTCTGGACCTTTAAGTGAAACTTCAAATTCTCGCTGCGCACTCTCTGTCTTTAAACATCAAGCTGATGTCCAAACCTTGCTGCTGCCCCAGCAGAGCTCTGCCCTCCAGACTGTAGATGCCGCAGAGAAAAAATCTGGCCCTGACTGCTCTAACTTACAGACGGAGAAGTGGCATGTGTGGCAGATGATGTCAAGTAAAAATCCAGAAACCTTGCCAGAAAGTTTGGTGTGA